One window of Desulfobacca acetoxidans DSM 11109 genomic DNA carries:
- a CDS encoding CooT family nickel-binding protein → MCEAAAYIIRNGKEELFLEDVDIIEPEGDELRLVSIFGEQKVIKAAIQSLNLVNHKVILKER, encoded by the coding sequence ATGTGTGAAGCAGCCGCATATATTATCCGCAACGGAAAAGAAGAGCTATTTCTGGAGGACGTCGATATCATCGAACCTGAGGGGGATGAGCTGCGTCTGGTGAGTATTTTTGGCGAGCAGAAAGTTATCAAAGCTGCTATTCAAAGCCTGAATCTGGTGAATCACAAAGTTATTCTCAAGGAAAGATAG
- a CDS encoding dihydrodipicolinate synthase family protein, which produces MNLLPNDSYDTTMIAAPTICSLPEGLVIELSTPLTPIGGLDRESLARLVKRTVPASPALAAGLPGVGEGLDLPDSLRLELFTTLLQILPDWLPLFFGITGAHPDQTLSLARRLEAELQRFPIPPPVYWVDLPLWGHSNRGLPQSCHNLLQYLSRPLVLMNHPQVIRSKAKFLKHINLRTAVFKKLALLPQVSGLIYQGDMRRFLHYCAALATRPDFILYEADEYRFLTRPGARGLFSSGAQLFPSIWQQVAQVCWFPEDMKDKGGRSGSVWEWSELLLRLHDLYRVYPAALLKAGLHHLGVLDFPAVWPSTETPPAPVQERFLAMLAQVQGRLDFNPPR; this is translated from the coding sequence GTGAACCTGCTGCCTAACGACAGCTATGATACTACCATGATTGCTGCGCCAACGATATGTTCTCTGCCCGAAGGATTGGTCATTGAGCTTTCGACCCCGCTGACGCCCATCGGCGGTCTGGACCGGGAGAGTCTTGCCCGGCTGGTCAAGCGGACTGTTCCTGCGTCTCCGGCCTTGGCAGCCGGTCTTCCGGGCGTGGGCGAGGGCTTGGATCTTCCTGATTCGCTCCGGCTGGAACTCTTTACCACTCTGCTGCAGATCCTGCCGGACTGGCTACCATTGTTTTTTGGCATCACCGGGGCGCATCCGGATCAGACCCTGAGTCTGGCGAGGCGTCTAGAGGCTGAGTTGCAGCGTTTCCCGATCCCGCCACCGGTCTATTGGGTGGACCTGCCGCTCTGGGGCCATAGCAACCGCGGGCTGCCCCAAAGCTGCCACAATCTGTTGCAATACCTCAGCCGTCCCCTGGTCCTGATGAATCATCCGCAGGTAATCCGGAGTAAAGCCAAGTTTTTAAAACACATCAACCTCCGCACGGCGGTATTTAAGAAATTAGCCTTGCTGCCCCAGGTTTCAGGTCTGATCTACCAAGGCGACATGCGGCGTTTCCTGCATTACTGCGCCGCCTTGGCGACGCGCCCCGATTTTATCCTGTATGAAGCCGATGAATACCGCTTTCTCACCCGCCCAGGAGCAAGGGGGCTGTTTTCATCCGGCGCCCAGCTTTTCCCGTCGATCTGGCAGCAGGTAGCCCAGGTCTGTTGGTTCCCCGAAGATATGAAGGATAAAGGCGGCCGATCGGGATCGGTGTGGGAATGGAGCGAGTTGTTGTTGCGACTTCATGACTTGTATCGGGTTTATCCAGCGGCGCTCCTCAAGGCCGGCCTGCACCATCTGGGAGTTTTAGATTTTCCCGCCGTCTGGCCGTCCACCGAGACTCCTCCAGCACCGGTGCAAGAACGGTTTTTGGCAATGTTGGCCCAGGTGCAGGGAAGACTCGATTTCAATCCCCCTAGATAA
- a CDS encoding response regulator, whose amino-acid sequence MSELRVLLVDDEEDFRETLQKRLRNRNIQVEEAENGNRALEILQTQDFDVVILDVKMPGLDGIETLKIIKAQKPDVEVIMLTGHASVESGIQGMQLGAFDYVMKPAPLDELLEKVRQAYDRRTMETAPGEPKRR is encoded by the coding sequence ATGAGTGAACTACGAGTTTTGCTGGTAGATGATGAAGAAGATTTTCGGGAAACTCTCCAAAAACGGCTGCGCAACCGCAACATCCAGGTGGAGGAGGCGGAAAACGGCAACAGGGCCCTGGAAATACTCCAAACCCAGGATTTTGACGTAGTCATCTTAGACGTTAAAATGCCCGGACTGGACGGCATCGAAACCCTGAAAATAATCAAGGCGCAAAAACCCGATGTCGAAGTCATTATGCTAACCGGCCATGCTTCGGTAGAGTCGGGCATCCAGGGAATGCAACTAGGGGCCTTCGATTATGTCATGAAACCGGCGCCGTTGGATGAACTGCTGGAGAAGGTGCGCCAGGCCTATGACCGCCGGACAATGGAAACGGCCCCCGGCGAGCCAAAAAGAAGATAG
- a CDS encoding sensor histidine kinase: MNFSDQKYQQLSLRIEITIIIFCAAPLLLLGFVLYGHFSQQYEAKIRENLRILAENRRGALDLFLGERTSQLFMLGNTSGLKQMTDEAFLGQAFEVMQQRSKSFLDLSIVDLAGNHLAYVGPYRSLLSGINYQNEDWFQAVKQNGEYISDIFLGFRNIPHFIIAVLVRGQAAPYIVRATINSDILEEIVRGAQIGKTCDAFIINRDNVLQTRPRHGGEVMQHPSGPDFSQTPAMTVAMKVLNGREHLYAAVPLIHKDWVLVINEDPKEPLAPLLRAKYIVAFLCLGGLLLIIGVAVYAIRKLVQRLMVSERHQAASDALLLQSSKMAALGKMAAGIAHEINNPLAVIAEKAGWLKDLLREQDFDRTSDLEEFQDTVDKIEYHVARAKKITHRLLDFARRHEPLRENVDVNRVLEESIGFLENEAHFRNIQIHRELDPHLPLVVSDTGQLQQVFLNIFDNAIDAVGKGGEITLTSRYLEKDGKVSITIADSGPGIPEEILKKIFDPFFTTKEVGKGTGLGLSITYSIIKKLGGEITVANKPGQGALFTIILPASEPIETTSGAADQ; this comes from the coding sequence TTGAACTTTTCGGATCAAAAATACCAGCAACTCAGCTTAAGAATAGAGATAACGATCATCATCTTCTGCGCTGCGCCGCTTTTGTTGTTAGGCTTTGTCCTGTACGGTCATTTCAGCCAGCAGTATGAAGCAAAAATACGCGAAAATTTAAGGATTCTGGCTGAAAATCGCCGAGGGGCGCTCGATCTGTTCCTGGGTGAACGCACCTCTCAGCTTTTTATGTTGGGAAATACGTCCGGCTTGAAACAGATGACCGATGAAGCCTTTCTCGGCCAGGCCTTCGAGGTCATGCAGCAGCGCTCCAAATCTTTCCTGGACTTAAGTATTGTGGATCTGGCAGGCAATCACTTAGCCTATGTCGGCCCCTATCGCAGCCTTTTGAGCGGGATAAACTATCAGAATGAGGATTGGTTCCAAGCGGTAAAACAGAACGGAGAATATATCAGCGACATCTTTTTAGGGTTTCGAAACATACCCCACTTTATCATCGCAGTTCTGGTGCGGGGCCAAGCTGCTCCTTATATCGTACGGGCCACCATAAACTCGGATATCCTGGAAGAGATTGTGCGCGGGGCCCAGATCGGCAAAACCTGCGACGCCTTCATCATCAACCGGGACAATGTCCTGCAAACCAGACCGCGCCACGGGGGAGAGGTGATGCAGCATCCTTCGGGACCGGATTTTTCGCAAACCCCAGCCATGACCGTGGCTATGAAGGTCCTAAACGGCAGGGAGCATCTCTATGCCGCGGTCCCCCTAATTCATAAAGACTGGGTTCTGGTTATCAATGAAGATCCCAAAGAGCCGCTGGCGCCGTTGCTGCGGGCGAAATATATCGTAGCTTTTCTCTGCTTGGGAGGATTATTATTGATTATCGGCGTGGCGGTCTACGCCATCCGGAAATTGGTGCAGCGCCTGATGGTGAGCGAGCGCCACCAGGCGGCCAGTGATGCTCTATTGCTACAGTCCAGCAAAATGGCCGCCCTGGGGAAAATGGCCGCCGGTATCGCGCATGAGATTAATAACCCGCTCGCCGTCATCGCCGAAAAGGCCGGGTGGTTGAAGGACCTGCTCAGAGAACAGGATTTTGATCGAACCTCCGACCTGGAAGAATTTCAGGATACGGTCGACAAGATCGAATACCATGTTGCTCGAGCCAAGAAAATCACCCACCGTCTGCTAGACTTTGCTCGCCGCCATGAACCTCTCCGGGAGAATGTCGATGTTAACCGGGTGTTAGAAGAAAGCATCGGGTTTCTAGAGAACGAAGCGCATTTCCGCAATATCCAGATCCACCGGGAGCTTGATCCCCACCTACCTTTGGTAGTAAGTGATACGGGGCAATTGCAGCAGGTTTTCCTGAATATCTTCGATAATGCTATTGATGCCGTCGGCAAGGGTGGAGAGATCACCCTTACAAGCCGATATCTAGAGAAGGACGGAAAAGTCTCCATCACCATCGCCGACAGTGGCCCAGGAATACCGGAGGAAATCCTGAAAAAGATTTTCGACCCATTTTTTACTACGAAGGAAGTGGGCAAAGGAACCGGCTTAGGTTTATCAATTACCTACAGCATCATCAAAAAATTAGGGGGAGAGATTACGGTGGCGAACAAACCGGGCCAAGGCGCGCTTTTTACCATTATCCTGCCAGCGTCCGAACCGATTGAGACAACTTCAGGCGCCGCCGATCAATAA
- a CDS encoding cyclic nucleotide-binding domain-containing protein, translating to MISTPAEGYLTYIRKNHLLQELTDEELQQILRAAVMRNFGENEVIMQEGDSGDAMYIMCEGIVQITKRLVLELDEETPRDKVIIRFRAEEGVILGEMALIESDVRSATVTALTPCQMLELHKDAFYRLLEQFPEMGVKILLRLTKNLSHRLRKSSDEVVKLTTALAIALES from the coding sequence ATGATCAGCACACCCGCCGAAGGGTATCTGACATATATTCGCAAGAATCATCTTCTCCAGGAATTAACCGATGAAGAATTACAGCAGATTTTAAGGGCAGCGGTGATGCGAAATTTTGGCGAAAACGAAGTCATCATGCAGGAGGGTGATTCAGGCGACGCCATGTATATCATGTGCGAGGGCATCGTGCAGATCACCAAACGCCTGGTGCTGGAGCTCGATGAGGAGACACCGCGGGACAAGGTCATTATCCGGTTTCGAGCCGAAGAAGGTGTCATCCTGGGAGAGATGGCCCTGATCGAAAGCGATGTGCGGTCCGCCACGGTCACTGCCCTGACTCCATGCCAGATGCTGGAGCTGCATAAGGATGCATTTTATCGCCTGTTAGAGCAGTTTCCCGAGATGGGGGTCAAGATCCTCCTGCGTCTAACAAAAAATCTCTCCCATCGACTCCGCAAGAGCAGTGATGAAGTGGTGAAGCTGACCACCGCCCTCGCTATTGCCCTGGAATCGTGA
- the mtnA gene encoding S-methyl-5-thioribose-1-phosphate isomerase: MTDIPGYDTIRWDNDQVVLIDQRRLPEEEIYLSCTDYREVVDAIRTLAIRGAPAIGVAAAMAAALGALRFPHTDIDGFRRHFRDVCQVIGTARPTAVNLTWALERMMSLVAANVHPDSSALKTRLVAEAKAILQEDIAINRQIGVLGQELIHDGDTVLTHCNAGGLATGGYGTAVGVIRAAWEAGKKIHVLVDETRPILQGARLTAWEMMKLGIPHTLITDNAAAALMANGKVNVIVVGADRIAANGDAANKIGTYGVAVVAQYHRIPFYVAAPRSTFDFTLSDGSQIPIEERDPEEVTHIRGRRIAPEGCRALNLAFDVTPHGLISGIITEKSVCRPPLPQSVSALRQA, encoded by the coding sequence ATGACTGATATTCCGGGTTATGACACCATCCGCTGGGACAACGATCAGGTTGTCCTTATCGATCAACGGCGGTTGCCGGAAGAAGAAATCTATTTAAGCTGCACTGACTACCGTGAGGTGGTGGACGCTATCCGGACCCTGGCCATCCGGGGCGCTCCGGCCATCGGCGTAGCGGCGGCCATGGCCGCGGCCCTGGGCGCCTTGAGATTTCCACATACTGACATCGACGGATTCCGCCGACACTTCCGAGACGTCTGCCAAGTTATCGGAACCGCCCGCCCTACTGCGGTTAATCTTACCTGGGCCTTGGAGCGGATGATGAGCCTAGTGGCGGCGAATGTTCATCCGGACTCGTCCGCCTTGAAAACCCGGCTGGTAGCCGAAGCCAAGGCGATATTGCAGGAAGACATCGCCATCAACCGGCAGATAGGAGTCCTTGGACAGGAATTGATTCACGACGGCGATACGGTGCTGACCCATTGCAACGCCGGCGGCCTGGCCACCGGCGGTTACGGCACGGCCGTGGGCGTCATCCGAGCCGCCTGGGAAGCGGGGAAAAAGATACATGTGCTGGTGGACGAAACCCGGCCCATCTTGCAGGGCGCCAGGTTGACGGCTTGGGAGATGATGAAACTGGGCATCCCCCACACCCTGATCACCGATAATGCTGCCGCCGCCTTGATGGCCAATGGGAAGGTCAATGTCATCGTGGTCGGAGCTGATCGGATCGCCGCCAACGGCGACGCAGCCAACAAAATCGGCACTTATGGCGTAGCTGTGGTGGCTCAGTATCATCGGATCCCTTTTTATGTGGCGGCGCCGCGGTCTACGTTCGACTTCACTCTAAGCGACGGCAGCCAGATCCCCATTGAAGAACGGGATCCCGAGGAAGTAACCCACATTCGAGGTCGCCGCATTGCCCCGGAGGGCTGCCGGGCTCTCAACCTGGCCTTCGATGTTACCCCACACGGCCTGATTAGCGGCATCATTACGGAAAAAAGCGTCTGCCGGCCGCCCCTCCCACAATCTGTATCGGCCTTACGGCAGGCTTAG
- a CDS encoding Eco57I restriction-modification methylase domain-containing protein: protein MQVTESWHSLADGLVRSTRELMQGARTEENLRIGFEKCLDPIIRGLGVTSTPRYESLGAASRTIFRGRPDAVHGQVIIEYESPGSLSSERAVVHAEDQLIGYLLAEAQGQAADPWGLLKRLLGIGFDGSSIFLLRYRGEKEDNLAAVRKSDFARHGPYPFNVESARTFLTDLRALARLPLTAENLALRFGPQSRIAPMAVSALVDALENWSDNRVAVFYQEWQRLFGLVYGEQFRVQPEKQARTIAQVYGIGKQPDFQKMLFAIHTYFALLMKFFVAELVTLKDTSLTSSFSHQFVHSSPEECRAQLTDIENGGLYAKRGITNFLEGDFFRWYLDALSPRLEEAIREIARALAEFEPATTAIIPESARDLLKKLYQYLVPQEVRHKLGEYYTPDWLAELVLNEVGYEGDTLKRLLDPACGSGTFLVLAIQRARQYAHKHRLPPLETAKRIAAHIWGFDLNPLAVIATRTNYLFALGDLITELPSLEIPVYLADSVLWPGKTSQNELNFAGGDHVAIQTSVKKFHVPLVWIKTEGFLLQQAAPLLEQMTRQGYTAAEALERLQKAGLVFPPHEPAVEQFYTEIAELEKEGKNGIWARFLKNTFAPSVAGKFDFVVGNPPWIRWGYLSQEYRQATLPLWKEYGLFSLKGQAARLGGGEKDFSMLFTYVATDFYLKRGGTLGFLITQEVFKSKGAGEGFRRFRLGDREPLKVVKAHDFAAVQPFEGAVNKTAGIIIKKSEITEYPIPYTLWLRKQGIGKIKTNLSLKEALPLLRKKNLIAQPIKGLTGPWQTIDKKRQSLAGIRGASRYKARRGASTEPYGVFWLEVRQVLSDGDLIIRNLPEKGKRNILKVEERIEPDLVFPAVRGSDIQRWQAIPGIFLLMPQDPATREPYPVGQMKSRWPRTYGYLVKFRDILLSRGSKTVRSLAERTAFYAMFGIGPYTAARYKVVWKRMAGDMVAAVISQHKTILGYKMVVPTDTTALFAADNEPEAHYLCAIINSTPVREFIASYSAAGRGFGAPSVMSHVGIPGFNPDNELHRTLARLSLALHEITANQGRKEALPGEKEVDRLVQMLFSEPAA from the coding sequence ATGCAGGTGACTGAGTCTTGGCATTCCCTAGCGGACGGTCTGGTACGCTCCACTCGGGAGCTCATGCAAGGTGCCAGAACTGAAGAAAACCTGCGAATCGGTTTTGAAAAGTGTTTGGACCCCATCATCAGAGGCCTCGGCGTTACCTCAACCCCGAGGTATGAGAGCCTGGGAGCGGCATCCCGGACTATTTTTCGCGGCCGCCCTGATGCAGTGCATGGACAGGTCATCATCGAATATGAATCGCCGGGTTCGCTGTCGTCGGAAAGAGCAGTTGTCCATGCCGAAGATCAATTAATCGGCTATCTGCTGGCTGAGGCCCAGGGACAGGCGGCAGATCCCTGGGGATTATTAAAACGCCTGTTGGGCATCGGTTTTGATGGCAGCTCCATTTTCCTGTTGCGCTATCGAGGGGAAAAAGAAGATAACCTTGCCGCGGTCAGGAAGAGCGATTTCGCCCGTCACGGCCCTTATCCATTTAATGTGGAGAGCGCCCGCACTTTTCTCACCGATCTCCGGGCTTTGGCCCGTCTGCCCCTAACCGCTGAAAATCTGGCTCTCAGATTCGGACCCCAAAGTCGGATCGCGCCGATGGCGGTCTCAGCTCTGGTGGATGCCCTGGAAAACTGGTCAGACAACCGGGTAGCGGTGTTTTACCAGGAATGGCAGCGCCTGTTCGGCTTAGTTTACGGCGAGCAATTCCGGGTGCAGCCCGAAAAACAGGCCAGAACCATAGCCCAGGTGTACGGAATCGGTAAGCAGCCTGATTTCCAGAAGATGCTTTTTGCCATCCATACGTATTTCGCCCTCTTGATGAAGTTCTTTGTCGCGGAGCTCGTCACCTTAAAGGACACCTCCCTGACTTCTTCTTTTTCTCACCAGTTCGTGCATTCCTCCCCAGAGGAGTGTCGGGCTCAACTGACCGATATAGAAAATGGCGGGCTTTATGCCAAACGGGGTATTACGAACTTCTTGGAGGGAGATTTTTTCCGCTGGTATCTGGACGCCCTCTCGCCCCGTCTGGAAGAGGCTATCCGGGAAATAGCCCGTGCCCTGGCGGAATTTGAACCGGCCACAACCGCAATCATACCGGAATCTGCCCGAGACCTGCTGAAAAAACTCTATCAATACCTGGTACCCCAGGAGGTGCGCCATAAGTTGGGCGAGTACTACACGCCCGATTGGCTGGCGGAACTGGTCCTCAACGAAGTCGGCTATGAGGGGGATACCCTGAAACGATTGCTGGACCCCGCCTGTGGTTCAGGAACCTTCCTGGTTCTGGCCATTCAACGCGCCAGACAATACGCCCATAAACACCGGCTGCCGCCTTTGGAAACGGCGAAGAGAATTGCTGCCCATATCTGGGGCTTTGACCTGAATCCCTTAGCCGTCATCGCAACGCGTACCAACTATCTCTTTGCTCTGGGTGATCTGATAACCGAGCTGCCGTCCCTCGAGATTCCCGTCTATCTCGCCGATTCGGTGCTGTGGCCCGGGAAAACCTCTCAGAACGAACTAAATTTTGCCGGCGGCGACCATGTCGCAATCCAGACTTCGGTAAAAAAATTTCATGTGCCGCTGGTCTGGATCAAGACTGAGGGTTTCCTCCTGCAACAGGCGGCGCCATTGCTCGAGCAGATGACCAGACAGGGCTATACGGCGGCGGAGGCTCTCGAGAGGCTGCAAAAAGCAGGTTTGGTCTTTCCTCCCCATGAACCGGCTGTAGAACAATTTTACACGGAAATTGCGGAGCTCGAAAAGGAAGGCAAGAACGGCATCTGGGCCAGGTTTTTAAAGAACACCTTCGCGCCCAGCGTTGCCGGGAAGTTTGATTTCGTCGTCGGCAATCCCCCTTGGATTCGGTGGGGTTATCTCTCCCAGGAATATCGCCAGGCCACGTTGCCCTTATGGAAAGAGTATGGCTTATTTTCTCTGAAGGGCCAGGCCGCCCGATTGGGCGGCGGGGAAAAAGATTTCTCCATGTTATTTACTTACGTCGCAACGGATTTCTATCTCAAAAGAGGCGGTACATTAGGATTTCTGATAACTCAGGAGGTCTTTAAATCGAAAGGCGCCGGAGAGGGATTCCGCCGTTTTCGTTTGGGCGACCGGGAGCCGCTCAAGGTGGTAAAAGCCCATGACTTCGCCGCGGTGCAGCCATTTGAAGGGGCAGTGAATAAGACCGCTGGGATTATCATTAAGAAATCTGAGATCACAGAGTATCCCATCCCCTATACTCTCTGGCTGAGGAAACAGGGCATCGGCAAAATTAAGACTAATCTTTCCCTGAAAGAGGCATTGCCGCTCCTCCGGAAAAAAAATCTAATTGCTCAACCAATAAAGGGACTTACCGGACCTTGGCAGACAATTGATAAGAAAAGGCAAAGCTTGGCAGGCATCCGGGGAGCAAGCAGGTATAAGGCGAGAAGAGGTGCAAGCACAGAACCCTACGGGGTTTTTTGGCTGGAAGTCAGGCAGGTATTGTCAGACGGCGACCTGATCATCCGCAATCTGCCGGAAAAAGGCAAGAGGAACATTCTCAAGGTAGAGGAAAGGATCGAGCCGGACCTGGTCTTTCCCGCCGTCCGGGGATCAGATATACAGCGCTGGCAGGCAATCCCGGGGATTTTTCTTTTAATGCCGCAGGATCCTGCCACCAGAGAGCCCTATCCCGTGGGGCAGATGAAGAGCCGGTGGCCTCGGACCTATGGCTATCTGGTGAAGTTTAGAGATATTCTCCTGTCGCGCGGTTCCAAGACGGTCCGCAGCCTGGCCGAGAGGACGGCGTTCTATGCCATGTTTGGCATCGGACCCTACACCGCCGCCCGCTATAAAGTTGTCTGGAAGAGAATGGCCGGCGATATGGTAGCCGCGGTTATCTCGCAGCACAAAACGATATTGGGTTATAAGATGGTTGTCCCGACGGATACCACTGCTTTATTTGCCGCCGACAATGAACCCGAGGCTCACTATCTTTGTGCGATCATCAACTCCACTCCGGTGCGGGAATTCATCGCCTCCTATTCTGCGGCCGGCCGGGGGTTCGGGGCGCCTTCGGTTATGAGCCATGTTGGCATTCCCGGATTTAATCCTGATAATGAGCTGCACCGAACACTAGCCAGACTATCTCTCGCTCTCCATGAGATCACCGCAAACCAGGGGCGGAAAGAAGCACTGCCGGGTGAAAAAGAGGTAGACCGCCTGGTACAGATGTTGTTCAGTGAACCTGCTGCCTAA
- a CDS encoding L,D-transpeptidase family protein yields MSRFCLQIVLLFILGLTLPASASGPFDIRLPVPGQTFDLNARTVVGQGQSYTIQKGDNLLDIARNYGLGYMELGNIYRHWDPFLPPVGAEIVVPTTWIVPDHPEHPIIVNTGEMRLYFFTDNFTKVITYPIGMGVLDFKTPTGVFKVTEKKTNPPWFVPKTLQAKYGMSVMESGPDNPLGKYKLTLSWGDYGIHGTSQPFGVGRLVSHGCTRMYPEHIEKLFPLVKVGTSVEYIYEPVMIGVRNGRIYLSVNQDFYHRLPDMLTYTLGRLKAAQVAGLVNMMKVLKVVEERFGVPEEVSKTGSDMVSRTPAGRN; encoded by the coding sequence GTGTCTCGGTTCTGTCTTCAGATTGTTTTACTTTTTATATTAGGCTTGACGTTGCCGGCGTCGGCCTCCGGACCTTTTGACATCCGTCTGCCTGTTCCAGGGCAGACCTTTGACCTGAATGCCCGCACTGTGGTTGGACAGGGGCAATCCTATACCATCCAGAAAGGTGACAACCTGTTGGATATCGCCCGCAATTACGGTCTGGGTTATATGGAGTTGGGCAATATCTATCGCCATTGGGATCCTTTCCTGCCGCCGGTAGGTGCCGAGATCGTCGTTCCCACCACCTGGATCGTTCCCGATCATCCCGAACACCCGATTATTGTCAATACCGGCGAAATGCGGCTGTATTTTTTCACCGACAATTTCACCAAGGTTATCACCTATCCCATCGGTATGGGTGTCCTTGATTTTAAAACTCCTACCGGCGTCTTCAAAGTGACGGAGAAGAAAACCAATCCTCCCTGGTTTGTTCCCAAGACGCTGCAGGCCAAATACGGCATGTCGGTGATGGAATCGGGTCCGGATAATCCCTTGGGCAAGTACAAGCTGACCTTATCCTGGGGTGATTACGGTATTCACGGCACCAGCCAGCCCTTTGGGGTGGGGAGGTTGGTAAGTCATGGCTGCACCCGGATGTATCCGGAACATATCGAAAAACTATTCCCCTTGGTCAAAGTGGGAACCTCGGTGGAATATATTTACGAACCCGTCATGATCGGCGTCAGAAATGGCCGGATTTATCTCTCGGTGAATCAGGACTTCTACCACCGCCTGCCAGACATGCTCACCTATACCCTGGGCCGCCTAAAAGCCGCCCAGGTTGCCGGGCTGGTCAATATGATGAAAGTGTTAAAAGTGGTAGAGGAGAGATTCGGCGTGCCAGAGGAGGTCAGTAAGACTGGGAGCGATATGGTCTCCCGGACTCCGGCGGGACGGAATTGA
- a CDS encoding c-type cytochrome: MKIRRLWLTLANAVFCLSLAGCQETPPVPREPQTTIQKGLELSQRLSCWGCHQHQGQGADLGPNLDGVGNRLARAELEGQLQTPRGRHPDSRMPSFAFIRPFEQKALVDYLLTLQ; the protein is encoded by the coding sequence ATGAAGATCAGGCGGTTATGGTTAACGTTGGCCAACGCGGTTTTCTGTCTGTCCCTGGCTGGCTGCCAGGAGACGCCACCGGTTCCTCGTGAACCACAGACCACGATTCAGAAAGGTTTGGAACTCTCCCAACGCCTCTCCTGTTGGGGCTGCCATCAACATCAGGGCCAGGGGGCTGACCTCGGCCCTAACTTGGACGGGGTAGGTAACCGTCTAGCGAGAGCGGAACTGGAGGGTCAACTCCAGACACCTCGCGGCCGACACCCAGACTCTCGGATGCCGAGTTTTGCTTTTATCCGGCCGTTTGAACAAAAAGCCTTGGTCGACTATCTGCTGACCTTACAATAA
- a CDS encoding pyruvate kinase alpha/beta domain-containing protein, protein MIRREVLYFKQVGPENTEACLGLLEKAKQEGYKHFVVASTTGTTGAMAARRLCGPGINLVVVGHSVGFRGPNVDEFQEGHYQEITDLGGKVYKGTILTHSLETSVAELFKGSAPTLLIANTLRRLGHGLKVCCEIVMEAVDAGLIPEGEEIVAAAGSARGWDAVVLLRSAASKRFLSLVVLEIWAKPRG, encoded by the coding sequence ATGATCCGCCGGGAAGTCTTATATTTTAAGCAAGTCGGGCCGGAAAACACCGAGGCTTGTCTAGGGTTGTTGGAGAAGGCCAAACAGGAAGGCTATAAACATTTTGTGGTGGCCTCCACGACGGGAACCACCGGGGCTATGGCGGCCCGCCGTCTCTGTGGTCCAGGGATTAACTTGGTGGTAGTAGGCCATTCGGTCGGTTTCCGCGGACCGAACGTCGATGAATTTCAAGAAGGGCACTACCAGGAGATAACCGATTTAGGGGGTAAGGTATATAAAGGCACCATCCTGACCCACTCCCTGGAGACGAGCGTCGCGGAACTTTTTAAAGGCAGTGCCCCTACTTTGCTCATTGCCAATACCCTGCGGCGTCTCGGCCATGGCCTCAAGGTCTGTTGCGAAATCGTTATGGAGGCGGTGGATGCCGGGTTGATCCCTGAAGGCGAGGAGATAGTAGCCGCCGCCGGATCGGCCCGGGGCTGGGACGCCGTTGTCCTGCTGCGGTCGGCGGCCTCGAAACGGTTCCTGAGCCTGGTGGTATTGGAAATCTGGGCCAAACCCAGGGGTTGA